From a single Macrobrachium rosenbergii isolate ZJJX-2024 chromosome 59, ASM4041242v1, whole genome shotgun sequence genomic region:
- the LOC136837349 gene encoding shematrin-like protein 1 encodes MKTLVIVLLAAAACATEIEKREAEPGYGSYGHVTHYHRPSYGYGYSHHYHKRSADPEPSYGYGHSYGYRSYHPVSYGYSHHYHKRSADPEPEPEPSYGYGHSYGYRSYHPVSYGYSHHYHKRSADPEPEPEPSYGYGHSYGYRSYHPVSYGYSHHYHKRSADPEPEAEPSYGYGHSYGYRSYHPVSYGYSHHYHKRSADPEPSYGYSHKYSPVYHRPSYGYSYGHYH; translated from the exons ATGAAGACTTTG GTGATTGTGCTCTTGGCGGCTGCTGCTTGCGCTACTGAAATTGAGAAGCGAGAGGCGGAGCCTGGTTATGGAAGTTATGGCCATGTGACTCACTATCATCGTCCTTCTTATGGGTATGGCTATTCTCATCACTACCACAAGcgatctgctgatcctgaaccttCTTACGGCTATGGTCACTCCTATGGTTACCGCAGCTACCATCCAGTGAGCTATGGCTATTCTCATCACTATcacaagagatctgctgatcctgaacctgaaCCTGAACCTTCCTATGGCTATGGTCACTCTTATGGGTACCGCAGTTACCATCCAGTGAGCTATGGCTATTCTCATCACTATcacaagagatctgctgatcctgaacctgaaCCTGAACCTTCCTATGGCTATGGTCACTCTTATGGGTACCGCAGTTACCATCCAGTGAGCTATGGCTATTCTCATCACTATcacaagagatctgctgatcctgaacctgaaGCTGAACCTTCCTATGGCTATGGACACTCCTATGGTTACCGCAGCTACCACCCAGTGAGCTATGGCTATTCTCATCACTATcacaagagatctgctgatcctgaaccttCTTATGGCTATAGCCATAAATATTCTCCTGTCTACCACAGACCATCTTATGGTTACAGTTATGGCCATTACCATTAA